The sequence ATGAAGTTCTTAGTTCCATGTTTCCTCACGTAGAATATTTGGCACTTGAGCAGTCATCAGCTTTGCCAAGGTTTTGTAGCTGTCCTGCTACTCTTTTAAAATATCTTGATATTTACAGAATTTTTATCTTGTATTTTGGTTATATGTATATGCAATCATCATTCATCAGCAGTTAGGTTCGTCCTTTCTGTTCTGTGCTACCTCTGCTTCCTTTTGGTCAAGGGCAATGGCATGAATATTAAACTGAAATTCagcagtaaaaaaaataaaaataaaaacataagttGCTTTCCATTTGTGTCCTCATGTATTTTTGTCCCCTGCAGCTTATATTCAAAATATGGAATCCATAGCCTGCCTGCTATCTTACTGGTGAACCAGTCTTGTAGGGTGAGATATCGTGGTCCGCACAATATTAAAACCCTTGTAGAATTTTATGAGAGAAACACAGGTAATCATCTTCTGAATCTTGCTCATAAATTTGTGAAGTTCtaatgaaattttaaaaaatcaccATTTTTTATATCTTGGACATTAGTGTATATATACCCGGGAATTGATTCTTTTCCGGAGACAAATTACAATGACTGATAATAAACTTATGATCTGTTTGCCTACCCTCAGGATTTGAAGCAAATCTTAACATTGTTATACATCAACTAAGCAGCTTAATGAGAGATGAGCATTCGACAATGAAGTCTTTAGTTGGTGTGTCGCTTAAAGAAATATCGAGCAGGGAACCTTACTTAGTGTTCTCGGTATTGTTTCTATGCTTGAGGATGCTCCTCTTTGTGTTTCCCAAGATCATATCACACCTCCAAGCATTCTGGAATTCGTATGCTCCTCATCTCAACTTGCAAATATTCAGTGAGACAAGCCAAGTGATGATGGGACGTGTTCGCAACGTGGTTGATGTCAGGAGGATATGGAACAAGTTACGATTATGCAAGACC is a genomic window of Arachis ipaensis cultivar K30076 chromosome B06, Araip1.1, whole genome shotgun sequence containing:
- the LOC107604970 gene encoding 5'-adenylylsulfate reductase-like 5 (The sequence of the model RefSeq protein was modified relative to this genomic sequence to represent the inferred CDS: added 45 bases not found in genome assembly), coding for MHSFSPSSSYSSSSSPYMASLLLLLFITSFSFAQSSYVSSPDVPPFLYALQSQCSIDVSPTPPRQVDGDFIDAILSSRKSIEQISILFYASWCPFSQRLLPDYEVLSSMFPHVEYLALEQSSALPSLYSKYGIHSLPAILLVNQSCRVRYRGPHNIKTLVEFYERNTGFEANLNIVIHQLSSLMRDEHSTMKSLVGVSLKEISSREPYLVFSVLFLCLRMLLFVFPKIISHLQAFWNSYAPHLNLQIFSETSQVMMGRVRNVVDVRRIWNKLRLCKTRNFHERARSAKAWASSLASVSLGESASSAR